A genomic segment from Coccinella septempunctata chromosome 3, icCocSept1.1, whole genome shotgun sequence encodes:
- the LOC123309687 gene encoding uncharacterized protein LOC123309687 has protein sequence MNQGGRGQRAGPLRSRPEVEPDGVSCGASGAAPRDGTVRPNSNPHRRERRSISLDGTRSRPAEAPVSRDGRVRWSQEENILLMRTHFIAQQLQQDTGRTYREILTTTWNEINPWRPSYPNLLANRIRQMLENEKFSSVELEVIRKSTRPYTPIPADDDNTSNEEIHLEPQIQPTTQNNKTSRLFEKNMKMYSRVSPQKRPRIPRLKGSRKILESVERTNMAMKAHITDNCAIEDLIDCVYAGAITVCEENGIQLCREESRPKEERTPPWRIRLERKIISIRRTIGTIHTYLNNSQPTKKICKKVSRIASEHHIKGRKENLRQQLVILSDTLKQKIKALGNRIRRYNERVRRYRNNQLYYKNTNQFYRTLDGTTTDNKTNPTPERMHATWKEIWGHAGDHDDEAFWIREAETESHKYTMEQVIITKEDIKTVLKKTNNWSAPGTDGIHNYWWKYFNSTHDNLAKLFQEALKNPSIIPDSCTLGITYMLPKGTDNEDPRNYRPITCLPTIYKILTGVLTQKLWRHVGKYNIMAREQNGCRRDAKGCKDLLIADTIITKQARKKQRNLSMAWIDYKKAYDSIPHSWLKKVLKLYGVSETVINLLEHLMQTWRTKLSVDTNKGNYTTEEIRIQRGIFQGDKLSTLWFCLSINLLSKLLNQSKYGYVIERRNNTKINHQLYIDDLKLYAANEDQLTRELKIVASFTDAIKMEMGLDKCAVVHMRRGKIREGEALEIQEQLTIRTLSPEETYKYLGIQQGLEINTNEAKTTFKHKFFGRLKKILQSKLNSKAMFTSISTWVVPCLAYSFGIIKWSTTDLRAIDIQVRKLLTKYGIHHPNASSNRLYISRKDGGRGLPNIEMAHYNTVKEMKKYFKSKNSPLLKALSAEDDNITALNLSSNSYPSEPSNIQELSNIWHGKALHGRFPTALKHKKVDKQRSLTYLRAGYLFPETEGRLTAIQDQVIPTRAYQKNIIGKKLTTDKCRKCSLSPETIQHVTSSCPILAPKEYTDRHNAMAKAYHQAIAKKYGLVKSTLPVYKYLPKEILENEQVKLYWDHPLVTDRSIPHNRPDIVLFEKTQRKVTIADITVPADDNIEKAYTEKIVKYHDLAFELKEINRLTCTTILPLIITTNGLVETHLLENTKKLGLEEHVIDDAQKEVILWTTRIVRRFLTSN, from the coding sequence ATGAACCAGGGCGGTAGAGGGCAGCGGGCTGGCCCTCTTCGGAGCCGTCCGGAGGTAGAGCCTGATGGGGTCAGCTGTGGGGCaagcggcgcagccccccgagatggcaccgtaCGTCCGAACTCGAACCCTCACAGAAGGGAAAGAAGGAGCATCAGCTTGGATGGAACTCGTAGCCGTCCCGCTGAGGCACCAGTTTCACGAGATGGAAGAGTACGATGGTCGCAGGAGGAAAATATCCTCTTAATGCGTACTCACTTTATTGCTCAACAACTACAACAAGACACAGGAAGAACCTACAGAGAAATTCTAACAACCACGTGGAATGAGATCAATCCATGGAGACCTTCCTACCCAAACCTTCTTGCCAACAGAATAAGGCAGATGTTGGAGAATGAAAAATTCTCCAGTGTTGAATTGGAGGTCATAAGGAAGAGTACCAGACCTTACACACCGATTCCAGCAGATGATGATAACACAAGCAATGAGGAAATTCACCTAGAACCTCAGATTCAACCAACTACTCAGAACAATAAAACGTCCCGACTCTTCGAGAAGAATATGAAGATGTACTCAAGAGTGTCTCCACAGAAGAGACCCAGAATACCTAGACTAAAGGGCTCAAGAAAAATCCTTGAAAGCGTTGAAAGAACCAACATGGCGATGAAGGCGCACATAACAGATAATTGTGCGATTGAAGACCTGATTGACTGTGTTTACGCGGGAGCGATTACAGTGTGTGAGGAAAATGGAATTCAACTTTGTCGTGAAGAATCCAGGCCGAAAGAGGAAAGAACACCGCCGTGGAGAATACGCctggaaagaaaaattatcagtATCAGAAGAACGATAGGCACGATACATACTTACCTGAATAACAGCCAACCGACAaagaaaatatgcaagaaaGTATCGCGCATAGCCTCAGAACATCACATAAAGGGCCGCAAGGAGAATTTACGGCAGCAACTTGTAATACTAAGCGATACCCTGAAACAGAAAATTAAGGCATTAGGAAATCGCATAAGGCGATATAACGAACGGGTTAGGAGATACCGAAATAACCAACTCTATTACAAGAATACCAATCAATTCTACCGCACACTGGATGGGACAACAACGGACAATAAAACTAATCCAACGCCAGAAAGAATGCATGCAACGTGGAAAGAGATATGGGGCCATGCAGGAGATCACGATGACGAGGCCTTTTGGATCAGGGAAGCGGAAACTGAATCGCATAAATATACCATGGAACAAGTTATCATAACTAAGGAAGACATAAAAACAGTACtcaaaaaaacaaacaactGGTCTGCACCCGGAACAGATGGTATACATAACTACTGGTGGAAGTATTTCAACTCAACACATGACAACCTGGCGAAGCTTTTTCAGGAAGCCCTAAAGAACCCATCAATTATACCTGATTCCTGCACACTTGGCATCACCTACATGCTTCCCAAAGGAACTGATAATGAAGACCCTAGAAACTACCGACCAATAACATGCCTGCCGACGATATACAAAATACTAACAGGAGTTCTCACTCAAAAGCTGTGGCGGCATGTGGGAAAATACAACATCATGGCACGAGAACAAAACGGATGTCGACGAGATGCAAAAGGGTGTAAAGACCTATTAATCGCTGACACAATAATAACAAAGCAGGCAAGGAAAAAACAGCGTAACTTGTCCATGGCGTGGATTGATTACAAGAAAGCATACGACTCCATACCACACTCGTGGCTTAAGAAAGTTCTAAAATTATATGGCGTATCGGAAACAGTAATCAATCTACTCGAACATCTGATGCAAACATGGAGAACTAAACTGAGTGTGGATACGAACAAAGGGAACTATACAACGGAAGAAATCAGGATCCAAAGAGGAATATTCCAAGGGGACAAGTTGAGCACCTTATGGTTCTGCCTCTCTATAAATCTCCTAAGTAAGCTGCTGAACCAATCCAAATATGGCTACGTAATAGAGAGAAGAAACAACACCAAAATCAACCACCAACTATACATCGACGATCTCAAACTGTATGCTGCCAACGAAGATCAACTGacaagagaactgaaaatagtGGCATCCTTCACTGACGCCATTAAAATGGAGATGGGACTGGATAAGTGCGCTGTGGTACACATGAGGAGAGGAAAGATACGAGAAGGAGAAGCGCTAGAAATACAGGAGCAACTAACAATCCGAACATTGAGCCCAGAGGAAACTTACAAATACCTGGGTATCCAACAGGGCTTAGAAATAAACACTAACGAGGCCAAGACTACCTTCAAGCACAAATTCTTTGGCAGACTGAAGAAAATATTACAAAGCAAGCTCAACTCCAAAGCAATGTTCACATCCATCAGCACTTGGGTAGTGCCATGCTTAGCATATTCCTTTGGAATAATAAAGTGGTCAACCACCGACCTAAGAGCCATTGACATCCAAGTAAGGAAGCTTTTAACTAAGTATGGAATACACCATCCAAACGCCTCCAGCAACAGGCTCTATATATCTAGAAAAGATGGAGGAAGAGGACTACCGAACATTGAAATGGCTCATTATAACACTGTgaaggaaatgaagaaatattttaaatcGAAAAACTCACCTCTCCTTAAAGCACTATCAGCAGAAGATGACAATATAACAGCACTCAACCTGTCATCTAACAGTTATCCTAGTGAACCATCCAACATCCAAGAGTTATCCAACATATGGCATGGCAAAGCACTTCATGGCAGATTCCCAACAGCACTAAAACATAAGAAAGTCGACAAACAAAGATCGCTCACGTACCTAAGGGCTGGTTACCTTTTCCCAGAAACTGAAGGCAGATTAACAGCAATTCAGGATCAGGTTATACCCACCAGAGCGTATCAGAAAAACATAATCGGGAAAAAGTTAACCACAGATAAGTGTCGCAAATGCTCGCTATCACCTGAGACTATACAGCATGTAACGTCATCCTGCCCCATCCTCGCACCCAAAGAGTACACAGACCGCCACAACGCTATGGCGAAGGCATACCATCAAGCTATTGCCAAAAAGTATGGATTAGTCAAATCAACTCTACCAGTTTATAAGTACTTACCTAAGGAAATACTGGAGAATGAACAGGTAAAACTCTACTGGGACCACCCACTTGTAACGGACAGATCAATTCCTCATAATCGTCCAGACATCGTACTTTTCGAAAAGACACAGAGGAAAGTAACGATTGCAGACATAACAGTACCAGCTGATGACAACATCGAGAAGGCATATACGGAGAAGATAGTGAAATATCATGACCTTGCCTTCGAACTGAAAGAAATTAATAGACTTACCTGTACCACAATTCTTCCACTGATTATCACCACCAATGGCCTGGTTGAAACACATCTGCTGGAAAACACTAAAAAGCTCGGCCTCGAAGAACATGTGATTGATGACGCACAGAAGGAAGTGATCCTATGGACTACACGCATCGTGCGTAGGTTCCTGACGAGCAATTGA
- the LOC123309685 gene encoding THAP domain-containing protein 1-like: protein MPQSCVAYNCYIRHRKGGNLKFHTFPKTGLLRDKWIAALGRADFVPSTYSRICSKHFHENDYEINAHGKKVLKKDAIPSKFCFVNSIARSSDANV from the exons ATGCCACAATCTTGTGTAGCTTACAATTGTTACATCAGACATAGGAAAgggggaaatttgaaatttcatac TTTTCCAAAAACAGGATTATTGAGGGATAAATGGATAGCAGCGTTAGGAAGAGCTGATTTTGTACCTTCTACATATTCAAGAATATGTAGCAAACATTTTCATGAGAATGATTATGAGATAAACGCTCatggaaaaaaagttttgaagAAGGATGCAATTCCTTCTAAATTTTGCTTTGTAAATAGCATTGCAAGATCCTCAGATGCAAATGTATAA